A stretch of the Mycolicibacterium celeriflavum genome encodes the following:
- a CDS encoding proteasome protein, whose translation MTVVLALRCADGLVMASDSQITDPERGLSYPAQKLHPLGERAAWGGSGSRAVLYDLEQIFDNEPDAIMEAPDVGRALQGRVLPVLEHHYKNFIADVPAGKPGATPATYVLAAGYAGGEPFIIDIDPHGLIGHYEELGFHAVGSGSPMAQQAHALLAHFGMADRDVNYGVVAALRVLDALDASSPSVGGPMDICRITPEAAEHLDEDAVSEVRRQVHRWTELEQKALDDLFG comes from the coding sequence ATGACCGTCGTTCTCGCGCTGCGCTGCGCAGACGGGCTGGTGATGGCCTCCGACTCGCAGATCACCGACCCCGAGCGGGGCCTGAGCTATCCGGCCCAGAAGCTGCATCCGCTCGGCGAACGCGCCGCGTGGGGCGGTAGCGGATCACGCGCCGTGCTCTACGACCTCGAGCAGATCTTCGACAACGAACCGGACGCGATCATGGAAGCGCCCGACGTCGGCCGTGCCCTCCAAGGCCGGGTCCTGCCCGTGCTCGAGCACCACTACAAGAACTTCATCGCCGACGTGCCGGCGGGTAAACCCGGCGCCACTCCGGCGACCTACGTCCTCGCGGCGGGCTACGCGGGCGGCGAGCCGTTCATCATCGACATCGATCCGCACGGTTTGATCGGGCACTACGAAGAGCTCGGCTTCCACGCCGTGGGCAGCGGCTCTCCGATGGCCCAGCAGGCCCATGCGCTGCTGGCGCACTTCGGCATGGCCGACCGCGATGTCAACTACGGCGTGGTGGCCGCGTTACGGGTGCTCGACGCCCTCGACGCGTCCTCGCCCAGCGTCGGCGGACCGATGGATATCTGCCGTATCACGCCGGAGGCGGCCGAGCACCTCGACGAGGACGCCGTCTCCGAGGTCCGCCGGCAGGTGCACCGCTGGACCGAGCTCGAACAGAAGGCCCTCGACGACTTGTTCGGGTGA
- the mbtM gene encoding long-chain-fatty acid--ACP ligase MbtM, translating into MAAALSAAMSGAPTSLSLLDAETGQWAQHPWPEVHARAENIAERITTDEATAVGLIGEPTVEFVAAIPGVSFAGAGLSILPGPIRRADPEQWAQTTLDRFHSIGVTTVFSHGAELRLLRTHADSIAVHDLAEAGHPRRSTMFRGPDSADVAILQGTAGSTGTPRTAMISPAASLANLRGLIARVNVDDRCRLHSWLPIYHDMGLAFLLTATLGQADLWQAPTSAFAASPFNWLQWLTESRATMTAAPNMAFNLIGKYAGSLKGFDLSNLGFTLNGGEPVDCVGYQRFADEMTRFGFNPSSLAPSYGLAESTCAVSIPEPFSGLRVDDVTVSTEAGESTRRFAVLGHAIPGMEIRINTDATHTTEVTGREVGEIEVRGTSLMTGYVGEAPLDRHAWLPTGDLGYLTDDGLVVCGRAKELITVAGRNVFPTEIERIAGEIDGVRDGCVVAVGTGETSARPGLVIAAEFKGDDEPAARSAVVARVASHCGVVPADVVFLKPGSLPRTSSGKLRRLEVKRTLEGASR; encoded by the coding sequence CTGGCAGCGGCTCTCTCGGCGGCGATGTCGGGGGCGCCGACCAGCCTCTCTCTGCTCGACGCCGAAACCGGCCAGTGGGCGCAGCATCCCTGGCCAGAGGTGCACGCGCGGGCTGAGAACATCGCGGAACGGATCACCACCGACGAAGCCACGGCGGTCGGGTTGATCGGCGAACCGACCGTGGAGTTCGTCGCGGCCATCCCGGGCGTGTCCTTCGCCGGTGCCGGGTTGTCAATTCTCCCCGGGCCCATCCGGCGCGCTGACCCCGAGCAGTGGGCTCAGACCACGCTGGACCGGTTCCACTCCATCGGCGTGACGACGGTGTTCAGCCACGGCGCCGAGTTGCGGTTGTTGCGCACGCACGCCGACTCAATCGCCGTTCACGATCTCGCCGAGGCCGGCCACCCACGCCGCTCGACGATGTTTCGCGGCCCGGACAGTGCGGACGTCGCGATCCTGCAAGGCACCGCCGGGTCGACGGGAACGCCTCGCACGGCGATGATTTCGCCGGCCGCGTCGCTGGCCAACCTGCGTGGGCTGATCGCCCGGGTCAACGTCGACGACCGATGCCGTCTGCACAGTTGGTTGCCGATCTACCACGACATGGGGCTGGCGTTCCTCCTGACGGCAACGCTGGGTCAGGCGGACCTGTGGCAGGCGCCCACCTCCGCCTTCGCCGCGTCACCGTTCAACTGGCTCCAATGGCTCACCGAGAGTCGAGCCACGATGACCGCTGCTCCGAACATGGCCTTCAACCTGATCGGTAAGTACGCGGGCAGCCTCAAGGGTTTCGATCTCAGCAACCTCGGCTTCACGCTCAACGGTGGCGAGCCTGTCGACTGCGTCGGCTATCAGCGCTTCGCCGACGAGATGACCCGGTTCGGGTTCAATCCGTCTTCTTTGGCGCCGTCGTACGGTCTGGCCGAATCCACCTGTGCGGTCAGCATTCCCGAGCCGTTCTCTGGACTGCGAGTCGATGACGTCACGGTCAGCACCGAGGCGGGTGAGTCCACTCGTCGCTTCGCGGTGCTCGGTCACGCGATTCCCGGCATGGAAATCCGCATCAACACCGACGCGACGCACACCACCGAGGTGACCGGCCGCGAGGTCGGTGAGATCGAGGTTCGTGGCACGTCGCTGATGACGGGGTACGTCGGTGAAGCCCCGCTCGACCGGCACGCGTGGCTACCGACCGGCGATCTCGGCTACCTCACCGACGACGGGCTGGTCGTCTGCGGCCGCGCCAAGGAGCTCATCACGGTCGCGGGACGCAACGTGTTCCCCACCGAGATCGAGCGCATCGCCGGCGAGATCGACGGGGTCCGTGATGGTTGCGTCGTGGCCGTGGGCACCGGTGAGACATCGGCGCGGCCCGGTCTGGTGATCGCCGCGGAGTTCAAGGGTGACGACGAGCCCGCCGCACGCAGCGCGGTCGTGGCGCGGGTCGCGTCGCACTGCGGCGTGGTTCCCGCCGACGTGGTGTTCCTCAAACCCGGTTCACTGCCCCGCACCTCGTCGGGCAAGCTGCGCCGGCTCGAAGTCAAACGCACGCTGGAGGGAGCAAGCCGATGA
- a CDS encoding SRPBCC family protein, which produces MITDATVAIDAPADVVWKVFSDVERWPEWTASVTRLVALDSPKLLVGNRFEIKQPRMPKLVWAVTEVSPGASWTWVQRSPGGLTVARHEVIPDSGAGTRVEQRLEQRGPIGALVGLLMRSMTRRYLDLEGAGLKAHCEHLYRLDGPAC; this is translated from the coding sequence ATGATTACCGATGCCACGGTTGCGATCGACGCGCCGGCCGACGTCGTCTGGAAGGTGTTCAGTGACGTCGAGCGCTGGCCGGAGTGGACCGCCTCAGTGACCCGACTGGTGGCGCTTGACAGTCCAAAGTTGCTCGTGGGCAACCGGTTCGAGATCAAACAACCGCGTATGCCGAAGCTGGTCTGGGCGGTAACCGAGGTTTCGCCCGGCGCCTCGTGGACGTGGGTGCAACGCTCACCCGGCGGGCTGACCGTGGCACGCCACGAGGTGATTCCCGATTCGGGTGCCGGTACCCGTGTCGAACAACGGCTCGAACAACGCGGGCCGATCGGGGCGTTGGTCGGGCTGTTGATGCGCTCGATGACGAGGCGCTACCTCGACCTCGAGGGCGCGGGCCTCAAGGCGCACTGCGAGCACCTGTATCGGCTCGATGGCCCGGCCTGCTGA
- a CDS encoding DUF488 domain-containing protein produces MGGHPSIEIARVYDEPSGEGTRVLVDRLWPRGFRKDDARIGRWLPAVAPSTELRRWYSHQPERFEEFAARYAAELDTEEGAAALAELRALLREGPVVLVTATRNVEESQAAVLRTLLSRAA; encoded by the coding sequence ATGGGTGGACACCCAAGCATCGAGATCGCGCGGGTCTACGACGAGCCCAGCGGTGAAGGCACCCGGGTGCTCGTGGACCGGTTGTGGCCGCGGGGATTTCGCAAAGACGATGCGCGGATCGGCCGATGGCTGCCGGCGGTCGCCCCGTCGACCGAACTGCGGCGCTGGTATTCGCATCAGCCGGAAAGGTTCGAGGAGTTCGCCGCCCGCTACGCCGCCGAACTGGACACCGAGGAGGGCGCTGCGGCGCTGGCCGAGCTGCGCGCGCTGCTCCGCGAAGGACCGGTGGTGCTGGTGACCGCCACTCGCAACGTCGAGGAAAGCCAAGCCGCCGTCCTGCGCACCCTGCTGTCTCGGGCAGCGTGA
- a CDS encoding LLM class F420-dependent oxidoreductase, whose amino-acid sequence MKLGIATPVVTNVAGAALTWEKDASVAHIGRIAETADRLGYHHLTCSEHIGIPASEAGRRGARYWDPLATLGYVAARTERIRLVTMTLVLGYHHPLAIVKRYGTLDHVSNGRVTLGVGVGSLKEEFDLLGAPFDDRGPRADDALRALRAALSSNEPSYDGEYYSFGGLIVDPCALQRHMPIWVGGRTKRSLRRALTLADGWCPFGISVATAGEWLRAREVPSGFEVVLPADHPLDPVGEPDSTRKALRAMAAAGTTVVSARFVHHSVEHYLEQIHALAELHREDEG is encoded by the coding sequence TTGAAACTCGGCATCGCGACACCCGTCGTCACCAATGTCGCCGGTGCGGCACTCACCTGGGAGAAGGACGCCTCCGTCGCCCACATCGGCCGCATCGCCGAAACGGCGGACAGGCTCGGCTACCACCACCTGACCTGCAGCGAGCACATCGGCATTCCGGCGTCCGAGGCCGGGCGACGCGGCGCACGGTACTGGGACCCGCTGGCCACGCTCGGGTACGTGGCGGCCCGCACCGAACGCATCCGGCTGGTCACAATGACGCTGGTGTTGGGGTACCACCATCCGCTGGCGATCGTAAAGCGTTACGGCACATTGGATCACGTCAGCAACGGACGCGTCACCCTCGGCGTTGGGGTCGGCTCGTTGAAGGAAGAGTTCGACCTTCTCGGTGCGCCGTTCGACGACCGCGGTCCCCGGGCCGACGATGCGCTGCGAGCATTGCGGGCGGCGCTGTCGAGCAACGAGCCGTCCTACGACGGCGAGTACTACTCGTTCGGCGGCCTCATCGTCGACCCCTGCGCGCTGCAGCGCCACATGCCGATCTGGGTCGGTGGGCGGACCAAACGCTCACTGCGACGCGCACTCACGCTCGCCGACGGGTGGTGCCCGTTCGGCATCTCGGTCGCCACCGCGGGTGAATGGCTGCGTGCGCGCGAGGTGCCGTCCGGCTTCGAGGTCGTGCTGCCCGCCGACCACCCACTTGACCCGGTCGGCGAACCCGACTCGACCAGGAAAGCGTTACGCGCGATGGCGGCCGCGGGCACGACCGTGGTGTCCGCGCGGTTCGTCCATCACTCGGTCGAGCACTATCTCGAGCAGATCCACGCGCTCGCCGAACTCCATCGCGAAGACGAAGGGTGA
- a CDS encoding GNAT family N-acetyltransferase yields MTEIDDAPSPVLPRELTDISDAVREVAAPPTPTLAEPYFIRLADADADAEMVSEWMNRPHLVEAWEYDWPPERWHRYLSAQLAGEYSRPMIGSFRGQPFVYIELYRAAKDSIAPRYAADAHDIGLHAAIAEMRFVNRGIAPILLPRLTANIFELDPQCRRIMFDPDHRNKGARDVCEYAGCEFLGEHDMSNRRMALYALPRSS; encoded by the coding sequence ATGACCGAGATTGACGACGCACCCTCGCCTGTACTTCCGCGGGAACTGACCGACATTTCCGACGCGGTCCGTGAGGTTGCGGCGCCGCCGACACCGACCCTCGCCGAGCCCTACTTCATCAGGCTCGCCGATGCGGACGCGGACGCGGAGATGGTCTCGGAGTGGATGAACCGCCCACATCTGGTGGAGGCGTGGGAGTACGACTGGCCGCCCGAGCGTTGGCACCGGTATTTGAGCGCACAGCTGGCCGGCGAGTACTCCAGGCCGATGATCGGCAGCTTCCGCGGCCAGCCGTTCGTCTACATCGAGCTGTACCGCGCCGCCAAGGATTCGATCGCGCCGCGCTATGCCGCCGACGCGCACGACATCGGGCTGCACGCGGCGATCGCGGAGATGCGGTTCGTCAACCGCGGCATCGCGCCGATCCTGTTACCGCGGTTGACCGCCAACATCTTCGAGCTCGATCCGCAGTGCCGGCGCATCATGTTCGATCCCGACCACCGGAACAAGGGCGCCCGTGATGTGTGCGAGTACGCCGGCTGCGAGTTCCTCGGCGAACACGACATGTCGAACCGGCGCATGGCGCTGTACGCGCTGCCGCGCAGTTCTTAG
- a CDS encoding TauD/TfdA dioxygenase family protein, whose translation MSLTSAQLDIVDLTPSIGSEIRTDLDTLLSGREAENIRATLEQRGVVFFRGMQISDEQQVAIARTLGTVVGNEGEDGIYKISLDENVNQRARYLKGSLFWHFDGSLQPYPNLATLLRAVQLSDTGGETEFCNTYAAYDDLPQSDKDLIAGLRVVHSAERSQYYVTPEMSYEEIAFWQKSPTKACPIVWTHRSGRKSLLLGATADYVVGMPAEESRALLARLRDWATQPQYVYRHEWQVGDLLIWDNTGTMHRALPYAVDSGRLMHRTILAGEEPLN comes from the coding sequence GTGAGCCTGACCTCCGCGCAACTGGACATCGTCGACTTGACGCCCAGCATTGGCAGTGAGATCAGAACCGATCTCGACACGCTACTGAGTGGCCGTGAGGCCGAAAACATTCGCGCCACCTTGGAACAACGCGGTGTGGTGTTTTTCCGCGGGATGCAGATCAGCGACGAACAGCAGGTCGCGATCGCCAGAACGCTGGGCACCGTCGTCGGCAATGAGGGCGAAGACGGCATCTACAAGATCTCTCTCGACGAGAACGTCAACCAGCGCGCGAGATACCTCAAGGGCTCGTTGTTCTGGCACTTCGACGGATCGCTGCAGCCCTATCCGAACCTGGCGACGCTGCTGCGGGCGGTGCAACTCTCGGACACCGGCGGCGAAACCGAGTTCTGTAACACCTACGCCGCCTACGACGATCTGCCGCAGTCCGACAAGGACCTCATTGCCGGGCTTCGCGTCGTGCACAGCGCCGAGCGGTCGCAGTACTACGTGACACCCGAGATGAGCTACGAAGAGATCGCCTTCTGGCAGAAGTCTCCGACCAAGGCGTGCCCCATCGTGTGGACACATCGGTCCGGACGCAAGTCCCTGCTGCTCGGGGCGACCGCCGACTATGTGGTCGGGATGCCGGCCGAGGAGAGCAGGGCACTGCTTGCGCGGCTTCGTGATTGGGCCACCCAACCGCAGTATGTCTACCGGCACGAGTGGCAGGTCGGCGACCTGCTCATCTGGGACAACACCGGGACCATGCATCGAGCGCTGCCCTATGCCGTCGACAGCGGCCGCCTCATGCACCGGACGATCCTGGCGGGCGAAGAGCCGCTGAATTGA
- a CDS encoding DUF1214 domain-containing protein: MAEIDDDADADASHSDDPPLSSPLQSSGLSDDKGRDLKRNTVFGDNTEPRPVQRTLRVVDRTADETITEESRNTSTAEPEMPPAAPAKTSTLPLTSPPQTTATTVTTGVQKLAGTLLSALGFGPQAANGPTAPPQPPMLWAMLGFARREIGRIVAPFTSAAGAPVAALVAEDVEAEAVSPLATPEQLEAERIAAQTANTLPVAVMKLVLRQQFLSAAQQLYPNGIDAENMAALDRAVDEYAMAAAFQQQLLDSMNPKVVTQVAPPHTWFGQAVEGSRILYDNPDTVYRFMGVNGASEYVITGRFNNMTAEGRPADTTFSVLEGLAGTTSSILSADDMEINEDGTFTITVSTQPANGRKNHLQLTSSSTIIAARDTLGDWNSEEPPSLSIERVAGPPDSLFAQIGGFAFLGQFVSGNPLLTTLVSLVPPLPYMPPTLRGVFAAVILAVRGGSEQAKYMALATNDPETGEPRPVNEVSQPTSNAEFLANQLQSNGHFQLGDKEALVLTIDPGDAGYFIVPTYNVWTITGDYWNEPASLNNEQAVRNADGTYTIVISPTDPGAANWVSTSGLNQGTIAIRFQDLGDDAPHIVNQRVVSHAALPGYLPADAFVTETQRRDQLALRKAGFNKRWAPYPQP; encoded by the coding sequence ATGGCCGAAATCGACGACGACGCAGACGCAGACGCGTCCCACAGCGATGATCCGCCGCTGTCATCACCGCTGCAGTCGTCGGGTCTATCCGACGACAAAGGGCGTGATTTGAAGCGGAACACGGTATTCGGTGACAACACCGAACCACGTCCGGTGCAGCGCACCCTGCGGGTGGTCGACAGGACGGCCGACGAGACCATCACCGAAGAATCCCGCAACACATCTACCGCCGAACCCGAAATGCCACCGGCCGCCCCGGCCAAGACCTCGACGCTGCCACTGACCAGCCCACCGCAGACGACCGCCACAACCGTCACCACCGGTGTGCAGAAGCTGGCCGGCACCCTGCTCTCCGCACTCGGCTTCGGTCCTCAGGCCGCCAACGGCCCGACGGCGCCGCCGCAGCCGCCCATGCTGTGGGCCATGCTGGGCTTTGCGCGCCGCGAGATCGGCCGCATCGTGGCGCCGTTCACCTCCGCGGCGGGCGCACCCGTGGCCGCTCTGGTAGCCGAGGACGTCGAAGCCGAAGCGGTCAGCCCACTAGCCACGCCAGAGCAGCTCGAAGCAGAGCGGATCGCTGCGCAGACCGCGAACACGCTGCCGGTCGCGGTGATGAAGCTCGTTCTGCGCCAACAATTCCTGTCCGCTGCACAGCAGCTCTACCCCAACGGCATTGACGCGGAGAACATGGCGGCGCTGGACCGTGCCGTCGACGAGTACGCGATGGCCGCGGCATTCCAACAGCAGTTGCTCGACTCGATGAATCCCAAGGTCGTCACTCAGGTCGCCCCACCGCACACGTGGTTCGGACAGGCCGTCGAGGGCTCCCGGATCCTCTACGACAACCCCGACACCGTCTACCGCTTCATGGGGGTCAATGGGGCGTCGGAGTATGTGATCACCGGTCGGTTCAACAACATGACCGCAGAGGGCAGGCCCGCCGACACCACGTTCAGCGTCCTGGAAGGCCTCGCCGGCACCACGTCGTCGATCCTGAGCGCCGACGACATGGAGATCAACGAGGACGGCACGTTCACGATCACCGTGAGCACGCAACCGGCCAACGGGCGCAAGAACCACCTGCAGCTGACTTCGTCGTCGACGATCATCGCGGCGCGAGATACGTTGGGCGACTGGAACTCCGAAGAGCCGCCGAGCCTGTCGATCGAACGGGTGGCCGGGCCGCCCGACAGCCTGTTCGCCCAAATCGGCGGGTTCGCTTTCCTCGGCCAGTTCGTCAGCGGCAACCCTCTGCTCACCACGCTGGTCTCACTGGTGCCGCCGCTGCCCTACATGCCGCCGACGCTGCGTGGCGTGTTCGCCGCGGTGATCCTGGCGGTGCGTGGTGGATCCGAGCAGGCCAAGTACATGGCGCTGGCGACCAACGATCCCGAGACCGGCGAGCCACGGCCGGTCAACGAGGTGAGTCAGCCGACCAGCAACGCGGAATTCCTGGCCAACCAGCTGCAGAGCAACGGCCACTTCCAACTCGGCGACAAGGAAGCGTTGGTGCTGACCATCGATCCGGGCGACGCCGGTTACTTCATCGTCCCCACGTACAACGTGTGGACGATCACGGGCGACTACTGGAACGAGCCCGCGAGCTTGAACAACGAGCAGGCCGTTCGCAATGCGGACGGCACCTACACAATCGTGATCTCCCCGACCGATCCGGGTGCCGCCAATTGGGTGTCCACGTCCGGACTGAATCAGGGCACCATTGCGATCCGCTTCCAAGACTTGGGCGACGACGCCCCCCACATCGTCAACCAGCGGGTGGTATCGCACGCCGCGCTGCCCGGCTATCTGCCGGCGGACGCATTCGTCACCGAGACGCAGCGCAGAGACCAGCTTGCCCTGCGTAAGGCCGGTTTCAACAAGCGCTGGGCGCCCTACCCACAGCCGTAG
- a CDS encoding TetR/AcrR family transcriptional regulator: protein MARPADLERRRELLDALVSEVAAHGIGGRSLRDLAAAVGTSHRMLLHHFGSRDDLLVAIVGEVERRQRELMRELPAAPADAIKAMWANLRRPDLRSFERLFFECYARGVQGELPFARMLPGAVDDWLSEQPHAEPAMKRLGLAVVRGLLLDLVATEDLEGIDAAITAFADLLRAAERLS from the coding sequence ATGGCCCGGCCTGCTGACCTCGAGCGTCGACGGGAACTACTCGACGCGCTGGTGTCCGAGGTTGCGGCCCATGGAATCGGCGGTCGGTCGCTTCGCGATCTCGCCGCAGCGGTCGGCACCAGCCACCGCATGCTGCTGCACCATTTCGGCTCGCGTGACGATCTGCTTGTGGCGATCGTCGGTGAGGTCGAGCGCCGCCAGCGGGAGCTGATGCGGGAGCTGCCGGCGGCTCCCGCTGATGCGATCAAGGCGATGTGGGCGAACCTGCGGAGGCCGGACCTGCGCTCGTTCGAGCGGCTCTTCTTCGAGTGCTATGCCCGCGGTGTGCAGGGCGAGCTACCGTTCGCCCGGATGCTGCCGGGTGCGGTCGACGACTGGCTCTCAGAGCAGCCGCACGCCGAGCCCGCAATGAAGCGCCTCGGCCTGGCCGTCGTACGCGGCCTGCTGCTGGACTTGGTCGCGACCGAAGATCTCGAGGGCATCGACGCCGCAATCACCGCCTTCGCCGATCTCCTGCGCGCCGCCGAGCGCCTCTCATGA
- a CDS encoding TVP38/TMEM64 family protein — translation MTISDGPATRRRHILRLVLFAAFLLGLFYLVAVTGVVDVDHVRSTVAATGPVAPLAYVVISALLGAVFVPGPILAAASGVLFGPVLGTFVTLGATVGTAVVTSLLGRRAGRDSARALLGDERATRLDDLIARRGLWAVVGQRFVPGISDALASYAFGAFGVPLWQMAVGAFIGSVPRAFVYTALGASISDLNSPLTYVAIAVWCATGVVGAFAAHRGVRSWRRRARRDDSEPAPETDST, via the coding sequence ATGACGATCAGCGACGGCCCCGCCACGCGTCGGCGGCACATCCTTCGACTTGTGCTGTTCGCGGCGTTCCTGCTGGGGTTGTTCTATCTGGTCGCGGTCACGGGTGTCGTCGACGTCGACCACGTCCGCAGCACGGTGGCGGCCACCGGACCCGTGGCGCCGCTCGCGTACGTCGTGATCTCGGCACTGCTGGGCGCGGTGTTCGTGCCTGGCCCGATCCTGGCCGCCGCCAGCGGTGTGCTGTTCGGTCCAGTGCTGGGCACCTTCGTCACGCTTGGCGCCACGGTCGGCACCGCGGTCGTCACCAGCCTCCTCGGCAGGCGCGCCGGACGCGACAGCGCCCGTGCGCTTCTCGGCGACGAGCGGGCCACCCGTCTCGACGATCTGATCGCGCGTCGGGGACTGTGGGCCGTCGTCGGGCAGCGCTTCGTGCCGGGCATCTCCGATGCGCTCGCCTCCTACGCATTCGGCGCGTTCGGAGTTCCGTTGTGGCAGATGGCCGTCGGGGCGTTCATCGGTTCGGTACCCCGGGCGTTCGTCTACACCGCGCTGGGCGCGTCGATCTCGGATCTGAACTCGCCGCTGACCTACGTCGCGATCGCGGTGTGGTGTGCCACCGGGGTCGTCGGCGCGTTCGCCGCCCACCGGGGCGTGCGGAGCTGGCGGCGACGGGCCCGGCGCGACGACAGCGAACCGGCCCCGGAGACGGACAGTACCTAG
- a CDS encoding carboxymuconolactone decarboxylase family protein, with protein MASDPEDPEDAGYPLLTPLTAEEWGDDEYAAVGALMGIPGEDVPRAGSGDARDPLNFDIIGVLARHPKMARKFLGYNAFLLQQGELPLRLRELAVLRLAYARRSSFFWGEHEKIAKAGGLSDTDIFRLTRGNAEFDGVDRLVLEATDELLDRGRATPTTWRRMVDELGTHQAMELIFVVGTYGMLAMACDTWQLTAPPGGAALPD; from the coding sequence ATGGCCTCAGACCCCGAAGACCCCGAGGACGCCGGCTACCCGCTGCTGACGCCGCTGACGGCCGAGGAGTGGGGTGATGATGAATACGCCGCCGTCGGCGCGCTGATGGGGATACCGGGCGAGGACGTCCCGCGGGCCGGCTCTGGGGATGCCAGGGACCCGCTGAACTTCGACATCATCGGCGTTCTGGCGCGCCACCCGAAGATGGCGCGGAAGTTCCTCGGCTACAACGCGTTTCTGTTGCAGCAGGGCGAACTACCGCTGCGCCTGCGGGAACTCGCGGTCCTACGGCTGGCCTATGCCCGGCGCTCATCGTTCTTCTGGGGCGAGCACGAGAAGATCGCCAAAGCCGGCGGCCTGTCGGACACCGACATCTTCCGGCTCACTCGGGGCAACGCTGAGTTCGACGGAGTCGACCGGCTGGTCCTCGAGGCGACCGACGAACTGCTCGATCGAGGCCGAGCGACGCCCACGACGTGGCGGCGCATGGTCGACGAACTCGGCACCCACCAGGCGATGGAGCTGATCTTCGTCGTCGGCACCTACGGGATGCTGGCGATGGCGTGCGACACCTGGCAGCTCACCGCGCCGCCGGGGGGCGCGGCCCTACCGGACTAG
- the mbtN gene encoding mycobactin biosynthesis acyl-ACP dehydrogenase MbtN, which produces MTATAEAPGAPPAEDYRELLERVFDDRVTAWTAEAEETERFPRKLIEYLGESGVFSAKWPPGQQQSDVAKVIELARRLGLLGSAGIGVGVGLHDSAIAILRRFGKSDYLKDIAEQAIRGEAVLCIGASEQSGGSDLQIVGTEVRSVRGGFEVKGIKKFVSLSPIADHVVCVARSVDHDPDSKHGSVVVIAVPVAQCEVQTPYRKVGAGPLDTAAVHIDTWVPADALVARAGIGLAAISWGLAQERMSVAGLISTSAQRVIGITLARMMARRQFGHSLYEHQALRMRMADLQARVDMLRYALDGIAATGKLDLRTAAAMKVNAARLGEEVMNECMHIFGGSGYLVDETPLGRWWRDMKLARVGGGTDEVLWELVAAGMKPDHEGYAEFNQLP; this is translated from the coding sequence ATGACGGCCACCGCCGAAGCGCCCGGCGCACCGCCGGCCGAGGACTATCGCGAGCTGCTCGAGCGGGTCTTCGACGACCGGGTCACCGCATGGACGGCGGAAGCCGAAGAGACGGAACGCTTTCCGCGCAAGCTCATCGAATACCTCGGCGAGTCCGGGGTGTTTTCCGCCAAGTGGCCGCCGGGTCAGCAGCAGTCCGACGTCGCGAAGGTCATCGAACTGGCCAGAAGGCTGGGCCTGTTGGGCTCGGCCGGTATCGGCGTCGGGGTGGGCCTGCACGACTCGGCGATCGCGATCCTGCGCCGCTTCGGCAAGTCCGACTACCTGAAGGACATCGCCGAGCAGGCCATTCGCGGCGAGGCGGTGCTGTGCATCGGCGCCTCCGAGCAGTCCGGCGGATCCGACCTGCAGATCGTCGGCACCGAAGTGCGCTCGGTGCGTGGCGGTTTCGAGGTCAAGGGCATCAAGAAGTTCGTCTCGCTGTCCCCCATCGCCGACCACGTCGTGTGCGTGGCACGCAGCGTCGATCACGACCCGGACAGCAAGCACGGCAGCGTGGTCGTAATCGCAGTTCCCGTGGCGCAGTGCGAGGTTCAAACCCCGTACCGCAAAGTCGGCGCCGGCCCACTCGATACCGCAGCGGTGCACATCGACACCTGGGTGCCGGCCGACGCCCTGGTGGCCCGCGCGGGGATCGGGCTGGCCGCGATCTCCTGGGGTCTCGCGCAGGAGCGGATGTCGGTGGCCGGCCTGATCTCGACCTCCGCCCAGCGCGTCATCGGAATCACGTTGGCGCGCATGATGGCTCGGCGGCAGTTCGGCCACTCGCTGTACGAACACCAGGCCCTCCGGATGCGGATGGCCGACCTGCAGGCGCGCGTCGACATGCTGCGCTACGCCCTCGACGGAATCGCCGCGACCGGCAAGCTGGACCTGCGCACCGCCGCCGCCATGAAGGTCAACGCCGCCCGCCTCGGCGAAGAAGTGATGAACGAGTGCATGCACATCTTCGGCGGCTCCGGCTATCTCGTCGACGAAACCCCGTTGGGCAGATGGTGGCGCGACATGAAACTGGCCCGCGTCGGCGGCGGCACTGACGAGGTGCTGTGGGAGTTGGTGGCCGCCGGCATGAAGCCCGATCATGAGGGCTACGCCGAATTCAACCAACTACCCTAA